The DNA segment GGAATTTTTGAAGCGGAAATTGATATAGCCTCTCGCGAATGTGGCGTCCAGTCCTTTGGGGACATAGCTGACGGGCAGCGTATGATTGCGTCTTTCCACAATGTCCAACCCAGCTAAAATAACGGCATTGTACAAGGTGCTGGATACCTGGCAGATACCCCCGCCGACTCCCGGGACGAGCTTGCCTCCAAATATGACAGGTGCTTCCCGGAAGCCGTACTTGTCCTCCGCAGCTTTAATAACTTGCTCATAATCAAACGTGTCTCCAGGAGCGAGTACCATGCCGTGTATCGTACGTGCCGCAGCCCCGACATTATGACGGCGTCCATCTCCGCTTCCTTGCAGATCGGTCGTGAATTGGGCAACTTTTCGCTTAATGCCTTCCCGCTGCAGGCTGTCCATCGTCACCTGAGGATGCATCGTATAGAGCGGCGCTTGGAGGACGAGACTCCTTCGTTCCTTGGCTTGAGGAGTTTGTCCGCTTGGCGTAGGGGCCTGTAATTTATACTGCTGCAGCAGTTCATTCTGCACTTCCTCCGGCAGCTCCTTGGGGCTGTGCTCCCAGACGAGCGCCTCGAACGTCTTCCAATCGATTCTCTGGACCGAATGGCCTGGCAGGTAGGTAATGATATCTTCGGCTGAAATGAGGCGCACGGCGTTGACCGGGCGGCCGAACTGGCTTTGCTCCCACGCGGGGGGGAACAGTTTGCGTAATATTTTTTCATCAAAAGTGATCCTTAGTTTCCAGGACTTGGGAAAGTGCCATCTGGCTTTTGCCCGTTCCCAGAGCGTTCCATGATGCAAACGAGCGAGTGCATCGTAAAGATGATTCGCATCGTACCGTACGCCTAACTGCTTCCATGTCGAATCGACCTCCGTTCGCTGCACCATAACGACAACTTTTTCCTCCTCCAGGGACCGGATCATCTCCTCGATTAAAGCTGTAGCTTCGTTCCCGTCCATTTCGCTAATATCAACTCCATTTATGGTAACGGCGGGCGGCACGCTATCTCGATTGGTATACAGATAGAGGGCTCCAAAGAAAATCGACCCCAGAAGCAGTGCGGAAGAAAGCAAAGTAGTTATCAGGTGTAATTTCTTCATGTGGTTCTCCTTTCAAAACTTAGGAAATATGGCGTACAGACATATATATGATGAAATTCTGGAAACTTTCAGTGGTTCAGGGTACTCAAGAGGTAACATATTTGTTACAATAAAAAACGGGCTGATGAATTAACTCAGCTTTTAAAGGAATTGGCTAGAAAGTGTCGAAATGAAATACAGGCAGCCTAGTGATGAAGGAATCAAGGTTTAGGACGTGATGAATTGATAGAAATGCAAGATGTTTGGAAGACCTATCCGAACGGAACTCATGCCCTTCGCGGTGTTTCGGTTCAGATTGACCGCAATGAATTCGTATATGTCGTCGGGCCCTCGGGAGCAGGGAAATCGACGTTCATGAAGCTTATATATCGAGAAGAAGTACCGACCAAAGGACAAATTTCAGTAAACGGCTTTAATATCGGCAGGCTGAAGCCGCGGAAGATACCTTATGTGCGCCGCAATATCGGCGTGATTTTCCAGGATTTCCGGCTGCTGCCGAAGCTGACGGCCTATGAAAATGTGGCCTTTGCACTAGAAGTCATCGAGGCGCCTAAGAAAGTGATCAAGAAGCGCGTGATGGAAGTATTGGATCTGGTGGGCCTTAAGAATAAGGCAAATCGCGATCCGTCGCAGTTGTCGGGAGGAGAGCAGCAGCGCGTGGCCATCGCCCGGGCGATTGTTAACAACCCGTCGGTCATCATTGCGGATGAGCCGACTGGGAACCTTGACCCTGAGACCTCTTGGGGCATTATGCAGCTGCTGGACGAGATTAATTTCAGGGGAACAACGATTGTCATGGCTACTCACAATAAAGACATTGTAAACAGTATGCGTAAACGAGTTATCGCCATCGAGCATGGCCACATTGTTCGGGATGAACAGAGAGGGGAATATGGTTATGATTTTTAGCACCCTCTTGAGACATCTGCGCGAAGGCTCGAAGAATGTTTTTCGGAACGGCTGGATGTCGGTGGCTTCCATTACGTCCATCATTGTGTCCTTGTTCATATTAGGTGTATTTATTCTGCTGGTGCTTAATGTAAATTCGTTCGCAGATGACGCGGACAGCATGGTGCAAATTAAGACGTACCTTAACTCCAATGTCGACGATAGTATGCGGGAGAAGCTGCATAACGACATCGCGGCGATGGAGGAGGTCAGCAAAGTTACCTTCATCCCTAAAGCAGAAGGACTTAAAGATTTTCGCGAACAGCTCGGGGAAGAAGGCAAGGATTTGCTCGAAGGGTACGATGAGACGACGAATCCGATTCCGGATACGCTGCAGATCGAGGTCGTTGAACCAACTACGGTTCCATTCGTCGCCTCGAAGATTGAGCAGCTCAACACTAAATATCCGGATGAACCGATATATAAAGTAAGATACGGGCAGGGAACGACAGAGAAGCTGTTCAAGATTACCCGTGCCGTTCGTAACATCGGCTTTGCCTTTGTGGCCGGTCTTGGATTAATGGCGATGTTCCTGATTTCGAATACGATCCGCGTAACGATATTAGCCCGTCGCCGGGAAATTGGCATTATGAAGCTGGTAGGTGCGACGAATATGTTTATTCGTTGGCCGTTTTTTGTAGAAGGTGCACTAATCGGGCTTATTGGTTCAGCAATTACGGTTGGTATTCTGTTTTTCGGGTACAACCAGCTGGTGTTTTCTGTGAAAGAGGATATTACCCTGGCCTTCCATTTAGTTCCGCTTCAAGAGGTTGGCATCCAACTGTCCGTGCTTTTGGTTGGACTGGGTCTGCTTATCGGAATATGGGGAAGTACAGTTTCCATACGTAGATTTCTTAAAGTGTAGTTGTAAGGGAGAACAAAATGAAGAAGGACGGGGAAGCGAAGTTGAAAAAGTGGATATCCATTGTTGTCGTAATCACTTTAGCCGTTATAATCTTCCAACCTGATAATGGCTACGCTAAAAGTAAAACAATCAGTCAAATTGATAAAGAATTGAAGCAGTTGCAGGAGCAGGCTAAGCAAGCGAAGAAGCAGCAGGAGAAAGCCGCTCAGCAAAAGCAGGAAGCCCAGCATTACGTCAACAAGAATACAAATTATCTCAATGAAGTTCTAAGGCAGATGGATGTCGTGAGCAACGAGCTCGCCAAAATTTCCATGCAAATTCATGATACAGAGGAAAGTCTCAGAAATACAGCTTTAAAGCTGAGCGAGACGGAGGCGCGAATTGAAGAGCGCTCTGGTTTATTGGATTCCCGCGTACGCTTAATGTATACCGACGGGGCTGTATCGTATTTGGATGTGCTGCTGTCGTCGACCAGTTTTACGGATTTTCTCGAGCGGGCGGACTCCTTGCAAGCAATCGCGAATCAGGATCAATTGCTGCTTAAGGAGCATAAAGAGGACAAGCTCTTGATTGAAGAGCAGAAGGCTCAATTGGAGCAGGATTATGCCAAAGTAAAGCAACTGTATGCAGATGCCGAGGCGCGTAAGAGCGAACTGGAGCAGAAGGAGATCGAGAAGCAGCAGTTGATTGCCAAATACCATGCCGAGATCGAGGAGTCGGATGATATTAGCGAGGAGCAGGAGCAGCTTCTTATTGAGCTGGCGACGAAGCGGGCGGCATTGGAGAAAGAGAAGAATAAGCTAAAGGCTGCGCAAGTGTATACTTATAAGAAGAAATCATCATCCGGCTCGGGCGGATTTAAAGGGAATGGCGGCTCAATGGCGCTTCCGGTCAGTGGAGCTCGCTTATCTTCGAATTATGGAACACGGGTTCATCCGATTAGCGGTAAGGTGAAGAAGCATACAGGCATTGACTTAGCGGCTCCACAGGGTACGGACATCAAGGCGGCTGAAGGTGGCGTGGTCATCGTTGCCGAGTGGTGGAGCGGTTACGGTAACACGGTTATTATCGACCATGGTGATAACGTATGGACGCTGTATGCACATATTCGCAACGGTGGAATCAAGGTTGAGAAAGGCGATCAGGTCAAGCGTGGACAGAAAATTGCTGAAGTGGGCAGCACAGGAAATTCGACAGGCCCGCACTTGCATTTTGAAGTTCGGATTAACGGTAGCCCGGTAGACCCATCCCCTTATTTGTAGTAGATTCAATGGACTTTTTCATCTGGCACTTATAAAATAGAATTATGCGATATTAAAACGGATACCGTCCAAGCAGGATGAATATCCGTTTTTCCTTCTTTACTCGCTGTATATATTCCGTACAAGCTGAACATATACTATGATGGTTATAAAAGGTGGGCTTCGAGTCGGCCGAATTACACAGAGGCGGTGAAATTCATTCATGTTCAAGGGACGCACAGTTACTCTACTCGTTTTGGTTGCTATGGTGGTTAGTAGTCTACTCACCGTGACTTTGTCGAGCCAATGGAGCTTAGCTGGTTCGGGACAGTTGTCGAGCGGCTTATTCGCAGATATCGGTGGA comes from the Paenibacillus lentus genome and includes:
- the ftsX gene encoding permease-like cell division protein FtsX, coding for MIFSTLLRHLREGSKNVFRNGWMSVASITSIIVSLFILGVFILLVLNVNSFADDADSMVQIKTYLNSNVDDSMREKLHNDIAAMEEVSKVTFIPKAEGLKDFREQLGEEGKDLLEGYDETTNPIPDTLQIEVVEPTTVPFVASKIEQLNTKYPDEPIYKVRYGQGTTEKLFKITRAVRNIGFAFVAGLGLMAMFLISNTIRVTILARRREIGIMKLVGATNMFIRWPFFVEGALIGLIGSAITVGILFFGYNQLVFSVKEDITLAFHLVPLQEVGIQLSVLLVGLGLLIGIWGSTVSIRRFLKV
- the ftsE gene encoding cell division ATP-binding protein FtsE gives rise to the protein MIEMQDVWKTYPNGTHALRGVSVQIDRNEFVYVVGPSGAGKSTFMKLIYREEVPTKGQISVNGFNIGRLKPRKIPYVRRNIGVIFQDFRLLPKLTAYENVAFALEVIEAPKKVIKKRVMEVLDLVGLKNKANRDPSQLSGGEQQRVAIARAIVNNPSVIIADEPTGNLDPETSWGIMQLLDEINFRGTTIVMATHNKDIVNSMRKRVIAIEHGHIVRDEQRGEYGYDF
- a CDS encoding murein hydrolase activator EnvC family protein, whose amino-acid sequence is MKKWISIVVVITLAVIIFQPDNGYAKSKTISQIDKELKQLQEQAKQAKKQQEKAAQQKQEAQHYVNKNTNYLNEVLRQMDVVSNELAKISMQIHDTEESLRNTALKLSETEARIEERSGLLDSRVRLMYTDGAVSYLDVLLSSTSFTDFLERADSLQAIANQDQLLLKEHKEDKLLIEEQKAQLEQDYAKVKQLYADAEARKSELEQKEIEKQQLIAKYHAEIEESDDISEEQEQLLIELATKRAALEKEKNKLKAAQVYTYKKKSSSGSGGFKGNGGSMALPVSGARLSSNYGTRVHPISGKVKKHTGIDLAAPQGTDIKAAEGGVVIVAEWWSGYGNTVIIDHGDNVWTLYAHIRNGGIKVEKGDQVKRGQKIAEVGSTGNSTGPHLHFEVRINGSPVDPSPYL
- a CDS encoding VanW family protein; the encoded protein is MKKLHLITTLLSSALLLGSIFFGALYLYTNRDSVPPAVTINGVDISEMDGNEATALIEEMIRSLEEEKVVVMVQRTEVDSTWKQLGVRYDANHLYDALARLHHGTLWERAKARWHFPKSWKLRITFDEKILRKLFPPAWEQSQFGRPVNAVRLISAEDIITYLPGHSVQRIDWKTFEALVWEHSPKELPEEVQNELLQQYKLQAPTPSGQTPQAKERRSLVLQAPLYTMHPQVTMDSLQREGIKRKVAQFTTDLQGSGDGRRHNVGAAARTIHGMVLAPGDTFDYEQVIKAAEDKYGFREAPVIFGGKLVPGVGGGICQVSSTLYNAVILAGLDIVERRNHTLPVSYVPKGLDATFARGYINFRFKNSSDRHLLIQSDIKNDQLTVKLFGDRPDDITYDVESFTTKTITAPIKYVTNPTLSPGSQEILVEGKPGFVVESYRIKKVAGRPVDKTLLSRDTYPSQPTVIAIYGDEDGSDRSNDDRGDGGSDKAKTNDAPEKVSPQSPGTEVPKVILEDGVSGPNF